A genomic stretch from Nocardia wallacei includes:
- a CDS encoding arsenate reductase ArsC: protein MISASVGSGKPSVLFVCVHNAGRSQMAQGFLTRLAGDRIEVRSAGSAPAESINPAAVEAMREVGIDITAQSPKVLTAGAVQASDVVITMGCGDACPYFPGVDYRDWALDDPAGLGVAAVRPIRDQIRKLVEELVADLLPDDT, encoded by the coding sequence ATGATTTCCGCATCAGTTGGGTCGGGGAAGCCGAGTGTGTTGTTCGTGTGCGTGCACAACGCGGGCCGGTCGCAGATGGCGCAGGGATTCCTCACCCGTCTGGCCGGGGATCGGATCGAGGTCCGTTCGGCGGGCTCGGCGCCGGCGGAGTCGATCAATCCGGCCGCGGTCGAGGCCATGCGCGAGGTCGGTATCGACATCACCGCCCAGTCTCCGAAGGTCCTCACAGCAGGCGCGGTGCAGGCGTCGGATGTGGTGATCACCATGGGGTGCGGTGACGCCTGTCCGTACTTCCCGGGAGTGGATTACCGCGATTGGGCCCTTGACGACCCCGCCGGTCTCGGGGTGGCGGCGGTGCGGCCGATCCGCGACCAGATCCGCAAGCTCGTCGAAGAGCTGGTCGCCGACCTGCTCCCCGACGACACCTGA
- a CDS encoding ArsR/SmtB family transcription factor: protein MSKSEWSLGVSGACEAGPLVRQPLTGADAEELAGVFKALSDPVRLRLLSAIAARSGREGCVCDVSDGFDVSQPTISHHLKVLREAGLLTSERRASWVYYRVVPDALQRLSQVLAVEAGFEVTA, encoded by the coding sequence ATGTCGAAGTCGGAGTGGTCGCTCGGTGTGAGTGGGGCGTGTGAGGCTGGGCCGCTGGTCCGTCAGCCGTTGACCGGTGCGGATGCGGAGGAGCTGGCGGGGGTGTTCAAGGCGTTGTCGGATCCGGTCCGGTTGCGGTTGTTGTCTGCGATCGCTGCTCGGTCGGGTCGGGAGGGGTGCGTGTGTGATGTGTCCGATGGGTTCGACGTGTCGCAGCCGACGATCTCTCATCATTTGAAGGTGCTGCGCGAGGCGGGCTTGCTGACCAGTGAGCGGCGGGCGTCGTGGGTGTACTACCGGGTGGTGCCCGACGCATTGCAGCGGCTGTCGCAGGTGCTGGCGGTCGAGGCCGGATTCGAGGTGACCGCGTGA
- a CDS encoding ABC transporter ATP-binding protein produces the protein MTTTISPAMPSESPPDEPPRNRLAPVGALTRLLEPVRAHLIGCAALSAAASACGVVPYIAVAETARTVLDRGLENSSPMAWTWAMIGALGAALRLLLVYGSSRLGHFADAKLLHELRVRMVRHLGSLPLGWFRTSGSAQVNKRMTNDLEEMHQLIAHALGEMVGAVVSVAIGVTYLVFVDSTLTAVAVGALALLGISYRVAMRSMTGHMERLLAAEARIGAAGVEFADGIAVVKAAGTGGRIQQRFDEAITEHAHALAAWANETRYSTAFARLLASEMTLLAVLGGAGIALVYTGSAAMADVLPFLIVGVGLPTAINPAIHGSQGLRKGRSAAQNIESLLTRTPLPETTTPQIPNGSRVELDRVTFSYDGRSPALDAVTVVCEPGTVTAVVGPSGAGKSTLAGLIPRFYDVTQGAIRIGGVDIREMSSSALLASLSLVFQDVALLRDTVAENIRIGAPGADDEAVRNAARAARIHDVIEALPLGYDTVLGDGADLSGGERQRLTIARAIISDAPIVILDEATAALDPDSETAVQQALSSLVQDKTVIVIAHRLHTIAAADQILVLDAGRVTERGTHAELLRLDGLYARMWRTQHNEEGR, from the coding sequence ATGACCACCACCATCTCGCCCGCAATGCCCTCGGAAAGCCCGCCCGATGAGCCACCGCGTAATCGACTCGCGCCGGTCGGGGCGCTGACGCGCCTGCTCGAACCGGTTCGTGCCCACTTGATCGGGTGCGCGGCCCTATCCGCGGCCGCGTCGGCGTGCGGCGTCGTTCCCTATATTGCGGTCGCGGAAACCGCTCGGACGGTGCTGGACCGGGGGCTGGAGAATTCTTCCCCGATGGCTTGGACATGGGCGATGATCGGCGCCCTCGGCGCCGCACTTCGCCTGCTGCTTGTCTACGGGTCGTCGCGACTCGGTCATTTCGCTGACGCGAAACTCCTGCACGAACTGCGAGTACGGATGGTGCGCCATCTCGGCTCGCTGCCGTTGGGCTGGTTCCGCACCAGCGGATCTGCACAGGTCAACAAACGGATGACCAATGACCTCGAGGAGATGCACCAGCTCATCGCGCACGCGCTGGGAGAGATGGTCGGCGCTGTGGTCTCCGTCGCGATCGGCGTGACCTACCTGGTCTTCGTCGACTCGACCCTCACAGCGGTCGCTGTCGGCGCACTGGCGCTGCTGGGGATCAGCTACCGGGTGGCCATGCGGTCGATGACCGGACATATGGAACGGTTGCTCGCCGCCGAAGCCCGAATCGGCGCGGCCGGTGTGGAATTCGCGGACGGCATCGCGGTCGTCAAGGCCGCCGGGACGGGTGGACGCATTCAACAGCGATTCGACGAGGCGATCACCGAACATGCCCACGCGCTGGCCGCGTGGGCGAACGAAACGCGATACAGCACGGCATTCGCACGCCTGCTCGCCTCGGAGATGACACTGCTCGCCGTTCTGGGTGGAGCCGGGATCGCGCTGGTGTACACCGGTTCGGCAGCCATGGCTGATGTTCTGCCGTTTCTCATTGTCGGTGTGGGCCTTCCGACGGCGATCAACCCTGCCATTCACGGTTCGCAAGGTCTTCGCAAGGGACGCAGCGCAGCACAGAACATAGAGTCGCTGCTGACCCGCACTCCGCTTCCCGAAACCACCACGCCGCAGATCCCGAACGGCAGCCGAGTGGAGCTGGACCGAGTCACCTTCTCCTACGACGGCCGCAGCCCGGCGTTGGACGCTGTCACTGTGGTGTGCGAACCGGGGACCGTCACAGCCGTAGTCGGCCCCTCCGGCGCGGGGAAATCGACCCTTGCGGGCCTTATCCCCCGCTTCTACGACGTCACGCAGGGCGCGATCCGGATCGGCGGGGTCGATATCCGCGAGATGAGTTCCAGCGCTTTGCTGGCCTCACTGTCACTTGTTTTCCAAGACGTAGCACTGCTACGCGATACCGTCGCCGAGAACATTCGCATCGGCGCGCCCGGCGCAGACGACGAGGCTGTTCGTAATGCCGCACGCGCAGCCCGGATACACGATGTCATCGAAGCACTTCCCCTCGGCTACGACACTGTGCTCGGTGACGGTGCCGATCTGTCCGGTGGTGAGCGTCAACGTCTGACCATCGCCCGGGCGATCATTTCCGATGCGCCGATCGTCATCCTCGACGAAGCGACCGCTGCCCTGGACCCGGACAGCGAAACCGCTGTCCAGCAAGCCTTATCGAGCCTGGTGCAGGACAAGACGGTGATCGTCATCGCCCATCGCCTCCACACCATCGCCGCCGCCGACCAGATCCTTGTGCTCGACGCCGGCCGAGTCACCGAGCGCGGTACACACGCCGAACTGCTCCGCCTCGACGGCTTGTACGCACGAATGTGGCGGACGCAGCACAACGAAGAGGGCCGATGA
- a CDS encoding ABC transporter ATP-binding protein yields MIRHLYSLVPHPRLIARLGALNAAQAVLQGLLLGTLIPILRALVQPEPDFTEAAPWLVAAAIGLLVYGALTVVATPIGFTAASEVSGQLRHRLVQHAAQLPLGWFAPENKSRLTRALTADAGNIGQLAVSTGGPAITAILTPLTIVAVTAAVDWRISVLFALVLPIALTALRRAGRINSAVEIDLERAAAEIAGRAIELGQAQPVLRAAGRARTGSAPMLRSLDEHRRVYERGLRRAMVPDLTYTAVVLTGFLAVLLLTTALLFEDSLGVPEAIALLVLAVRFLEPLSNLIELIGALHAMDNAVGRVGTLLDTPTLPARHTPHREIATADIEFDEVTFTYPGGAEPAVTGLGFRCPAGSTTALIGPSGSGKTTITKLIARFFDTDSGTVRIGGVDVRDYDPATLLGHIAIIFQDVYLFDDTIEGNLRIAKPNATAEDLERVARAARLEDLLERLPDGWNTRVGEGGSALSGGERQRVSIARALLEDAPIVLIDEAASALDPENEHAISRAIAELAGDPARTVVVIAHRPATLDAADQIVTLDVSGRIAETGTPQQLRATDSYYARLLGHAHRARSWRITQHA; encoded by the coding sequence ATGATTCGCCACCTATATTCGCTGGTCCCGCACCCGCGACTGATTGCGCGCCTCGGCGCGCTCAACGCCGCCCAAGCCGTTCTCCAGGGTTTGCTGCTCGGCACGCTCATCCCCATCTTACGAGCCTTGGTGCAGCCGGAACCCGACTTCACCGAAGCGGCACCATGGCTGGTGGCCGCGGCGATCGGTCTACTCGTGTACGGCGCACTTACTGTCGTCGCGACCCCTATCGGATTCACGGCAGCGTCCGAGGTCTCGGGACAGCTACGGCATCGTCTCGTACAGCATGCCGCCCAGCTGCCGCTCGGCTGGTTCGCTCCGGAGAACAAGTCCCGGCTGACCCGAGCACTGACCGCGGATGCCGGAAATATCGGCCAACTCGCCGTCAGCACCGGAGGGCCCGCGATCACCGCGATACTCACCCCGCTGACCATTGTCGCTGTCACGGCCGCGGTCGACTGGCGGATCTCCGTTCTGTTCGCACTCGTCCTGCCCATCGCGCTGACCGCGCTACGCCGTGCGGGCCGGATCAACTCGGCGGTGGAGATAGATCTCGAACGAGCCGCGGCGGAGATCGCCGGCCGAGCCATCGAATTGGGCCAGGCGCAACCGGTCCTGCGCGCGGCGGGACGGGCCCGCACCGGATCCGCACCGATGCTGCGATCCCTGGACGAACACCGGCGGGTCTACGAGCGCGGACTCCGGCGCGCGATGGTGCCCGACCTCACCTACACCGCTGTGGTGCTGACAGGCTTCCTCGCCGTACTGCTGCTCACCACGGCTCTGCTCTTCGAGGACTCACTCGGCGTCCCCGAGGCCATCGCACTGCTCGTCCTGGCTGTCCGGTTCCTGGAGCCGTTGAGCAACCTCATCGAACTGATCGGCGCACTGCATGCGATGGACAACGCCGTCGGCCGGGTCGGCACACTCCTGGACACGCCGACGCTGCCGGCACGACACACTCCACATCGGGAAATAGCCACGGCGGATATCGAATTCGACGAGGTGACCTTCACTTACCCGGGTGGCGCTGAACCCGCGGTCACCGGGCTCGGATTCCGCTGCCCGGCGGGCAGCACCACAGCGCTCATCGGACCTTCCGGATCAGGGAAGACCACCATCACGAAACTGATCGCGCGTTTCTTCGACACAGACAGCGGGACGGTGCGTATCGGCGGCGTCGATGTCCGCGACTACGACCCAGCCACCCTGCTCGGACATATCGCCATCATCTTCCAGGACGTATACCTTTTCGACGACACCATCGAAGGAAACCTACGGATCGCGAAGCCGAACGCAACGGCCGAGGACCTGGAACGGGTAGCCCGCGCCGCCCGCCTCGAGGATCTCTTGGAACGGCTGCCCGACGGCTGGAACACCCGCGTCGGCGAAGGCGGTTCCGCACTATCCGGAGGGGAACGGCAACGGGTGTCCATCGCCAGAGCCCTGCTCGAGGACGCCCCCATCGTCCTGATAGACGAGGCCGCCTCGGCCCTCGACCCGGAGAACGAGCACGCCATCAGCCGTGCCATCGCGGAACTCGCCGGTGATCCCGCCCGCACCGTCGTCGTCATCGCGCACCGGCCGGCCACCCTCGATGCTGCCGATCAGATCGTCACTCTCGACGTATCCGGCCGCATCGCCGAAACCGGTACGCCACAACAACTGCGAGCCACCGACAGTTATTACGCTCGTCTCCTGGGGCATGCACATCGAGCGCGGAGCTGGCGTATCACCCAGCACGCCTGA
- a CDS encoding MFS transporter has protein sequence MPTAAASENTDETGPGPLRLLRSNRFLRALFTARIVSYAGDSLSLVALMLHVAATTGQGLAVALLLLVGDFVPSLLSPVAGAISDRFDRRRVMITCETVQGVLVLLIALSLPPLPLLLLLVAARSIAANIFAPASRSSVPALVADKDLATANSAIGFGANAAEAFGPLLAGAMLPFLGIRGVLLVDAATFLISAAVLCAIPALPPTRADDGSETLVAQARAGLGYIVRTPSVRIICLGFCAVVACNGVDDVALVMLAKQTLRSGDSAAGLLLGAVGIGLLIGYALLGRVGTRLSLTALLVGGFFVGSAGNLLTGLAWSVAAAFSVQAVRGIGIAAMDVASSTLLQRIVPAGLLGRVFGNLYGAIGVAAAASYMVGGLLLDATSAPTTLIAAGASGIVVTASVALVLPRAHGKCG, from the coding sequence ATGCCGACCGCCGCGGCGAGCGAGAACACCGACGAAACCGGCCCGGGTCCGCTTCGGCTACTGCGATCCAACCGCTTCCTCCGCGCGCTGTTCACCGCGCGAATCGTTTCCTACGCCGGTGATTCGCTGAGCCTGGTCGCGCTCATGCTGCACGTCGCCGCCACCACCGGCCAGGGACTCGCCGTCGCGCTGCTGTTGTTGGTCGGCGATTTCGTGCCGTCGCTGCTGAGCCCCGTCGCGGGCGCCATCAGCGATCGGTTCGATCGGCGCCGCGTGATGATCACCTGCGAGACCGTCCAGGGCGTGCTCGTCCTGCTCATCGCCCTGTCGCTGCCACCGCTGCCGCTGCTGCTCCTGCTGGTGGCGGCCCGGTCCATCGCGGCGAACATCTTCGCGCCCGCCTCGCGTTCCTCGGTTCCCGCGCTGGTCGCCGACAAGGACTTGGCGACGGCGAACTCGGCGATCGGGTTCGGCGCCAATGCCGCCGAGGCCTTCGGCCCGCTGCTCGCCGGCGCGATGTTGCCGTTCCTCGGCATTCGTGGCGTGCTGCTGGTCGATGCCGCGACGTTCCTGATTTCCGCGGCCGTGCTGTGCGCGATACCGGCGCTCCCGCCGACGCGGGCCGATGACGGCTCGGAAACCCTTGTCGCACAAGCCCGAGCGGGGCTCGGCTACATCGTGCGTACGCCGTCCGTCCGCATCATCTGCCTCGGCTTCTGCGCGGTCGTCGCGTGCAACGGAGTCGATGATGTCGCCCTGGTCATGCTCGCGAAACAGACTCTGCGATCCGGGGATTCGGCGGCGGGCCTGCTGCTCGGCGCCGTCGGTATCGGCCTGCTGATCGGTTACGCGTTGCTCGGGCGCGTGGGGACACGGCTGTCGTTGACCGCGCTGCTGGTCGGTGGCTTCTTCGTCGGCAGTGCCGGAAACCTGCTGACCGGTCTGGCGTGGTCGGTGGCCGCCGCCTTCTCGGTGCAGGCCGTGCGTGGAATCGGCATCGCGGCAATGGATGTCGCTTCGAGCACGCTGCTGCAACGTATCGTGCCGGCCGGGCTGCTCGGGCGGGTCTTCGGAAACCTCTACGGCGCCATCGGCGTCGCCGCCGCGGCCTCCTACATGGTGGGCGGCCTGCTGCTCGACGCCACCTCCGCGCCGACCACGCTGATCGCCGCGGGCGCGAGCGGCATCGTGGTCACGGCGTCGGTCGCGCTGGTTCTGCCCCGAGCGCACGGCAAGTGCGGGTGA
- a CDS encoding MarR family winged helix-turn-helix transcriptional regulator yields MTGASDARLDEPDLAALIARVLPRLVALEEPILADAGLSMWEYAIVAEVASSAAMSQRELSRRTRRDPTRLGRHLDDLVSRGIIRRERSHDQRQRTVCLTPSGRALFTEVHTKIRAMEDDLLRTALSVSDATTLRHLLTRLATACE; encoded by the coding sequence ATGACTGGTGCGAGCGACGCGCGGCTCGATGAGCCGGATCTGGCCGCACTCATAGCTCGGGTGCTGCCGCGTTTGGTCGCTCTGGAGGAGCCGATCCTGGCCGACGCGGGATTGTCGATGTGGGAATATGCCATCGTGGCCGAGGTGGCGTCGAGCGCCGCGATGTCGCAGCGGGAGCTGTCCCGGCGGACCCGCCGTGATCCCACTCGCTTGGGTCGGCACCTGGACGACCTGGTCTCCCGGGGGATCATCCGGCGGGAACGATCGCATGACCAACGACAGCGCACGGTCTGCTTGACCCCCAGCGGGCGAGCACTGTTCACCGAAGTCCACACGAAAATCCGAGCGATGGAGGACGACCTCCTCCGCACAGCCTTGTCGGTGAGCGACGCTACGACCCTCCGGCACTTGCTCACTCGCCTCGCCACCGCGTGCGAGTGA
- a CDS encoding TetR/AcrR family transcriptional regulator, which translates to MTRTKPPAQRRGELLDAAEQLLVNKGVDAFTVDDVTVSAGVAKGTFYLHFSNKADLLNALRDRYVRRFADTQLAAARRVAGVAGIEEWMRAGVSEYLREIRLHDVLFHPATYDREAPNPPVETLTQLLAELRPAPPDPLATAVILYSAMHGATDHIAHKPDDENRMLDALTQLCRDLLAPGGSRPSK; encoded by the coding sequence GTGACCCGGACGAAACCGCCGGCGCAGCGGCGTGGTGAGCTACTGGACGCGGCGGAACAACTGCTGGTGAACAAGGGCGTGGACGCATTCACCGTCGACGACGTCACCGTCAGCGCCGGAGTCGCCAAAGGTACTTTCTACCTGCACTTCTCTAATAAGGCCGACCTGCTCAACGCCCTGCGTGACCGCTACGTACGCCGATTCGCCGACACCCAGCTCGCGGCCGCCCGGCGAGTTGCCGGAGTCGCCGGCATCGAAGAGTGGATGCGTGCGGGAGTAAGCGAGTATCTGCGCGAAATCAGGTTGCACGATGTCCTGTTCCACCCGGCTACCTACGACCGCGAAGCGCCGAACCCACCCGTCGAAACGTTGACCCAACTACTCGCGGAGTTGCGGCCGGCCCCGCCCGACCCGCTGGCGACCGCAGTGATTCTCTACTCGGCGATGCACGGAGCGACCGACCATATCGCGCACAAGCCCGACGACGAGAATCGCATGCTCGACGCGCTGACCCAGCTCTGCCGAGATCTGCTGGCGCCTGGGGGAAGCAGACCGAGCAAGTAG
- a CDS encoding esterase/lipase family protein, with protein sequence MKRTIIRGTLRTALVASAALLAFGLPGVGVNADPGSASSEQQLADVIGRGLKDPAAHPIADTGSAGSSGSACTSGSGAGSGNGSGDCYGGSGSSSGSSGGHSSDTVGFGPASTAFLAAFGYGLLNPNVAPPGSNDWNCKPTAEHPEPVVLIHGTWENAYNNFAFVSQPIHDAGHCVFTFNYGQSNLVEGGGLGSVLPGANGTGLIQDSAKQIAVFVDRVLTATGAQKVNIVGHSQGGAVSRQYLKFEGGASKVHHLLTFGATNHGTTLLGIGALGRAINNFGIDVLGLVEIFVGHSGIQQTVGSDFINTLNAGGDTVPGVDYTVVGTRYDEITTPYDSTFLTAGPGATVRNITLQDGCEQDLSDHLTLMYSPRALSIILNTLDPSQPLQCTFNPWVIGGGGKL encoded by the coding sequence ATGAAGCGAACGATCATCCGCGGGACATTGCGCACCGCCCTGGTGGCGAGCGCGGCGCTCCTCGCGTTCGGCCTTCCGGGCGTGGGGGTGAACGCCGATCCCGGCTCGGCGTCCAGCGAGCAGCAGTTGGCCGATGTGATCGGGCGGGGTTTGAAGGATCCGGCCGCGCATCCGATCGCTGATACGGGCAGCGCGGGCAGTTCGGGGTCGGCGTGCACGTCCGGTAGTGGGGCGGGGTCGGGTAATGGTTCGGGTGACTGTTATGGGGGTTCGGGGTCGAGTTCGGGCTCGTCGGGTGGGCATTCGTCGGACACGGTGGGGTTCGGTCCGGCGTCGACGGCGTTTCTGGCGGCGTTCGGTTACGGGTTGCTGAATCCGAATGTGGCGCCGCCGGGGAGTAATGATTGGAATTGCAAGCCGACTGCGGAGCATCCCGAGCCGGTGGTGTTGATCCATGGGACGTGGGAGAACGCGTACAACAACTTCGCGTTCGTGTCGCAGCCGATTCATGATGCGGGTCATTGTGTGTTCACGTTCAATTATGGTCAGTCGAATCTGGTGGAGGGGGGTGGTCTGGGGTCGGTGTTGCCGGGTGCGAACGGGACGGGGTTGATTCAGGATTCGGCGAAGCAGATCGCGGTGTTCGTGGATCGGGTGTTGACGGCGACGGGTGCGCAGAAGGTGAACATCGTCGGTCATTCGCAGGGTGGGGCGGTGTCGCGGCAGTATCTGAAGTTCGAGGGTGGTGCGTCGAAGGTGCATCATCTGCTGACTTTCGGTGCGACGAATCATGGTACGACGTTGCTGGGTATCGGGGCGTTGGGCCGGGCGATCAACAATTTCGGTATCGATGTGCTGGGTCTGGTGGAGATCTTCGTGGGTCATTCGGGGATTCAGCAGACGGTGGGCTCGGATTTCATCAACACGCTGAATGCGGGTGGTGACACGGTGCCGGGTGTGGATTACACGGTGGTCGGTACGCGTTATGACGAGATCACGACGCCGTATGATTCGACGTTCTTGACGGCGGGGCCGGGTGCGACGGTTCGTAATATCACCCTGCAGGACGGGTGTGAGCAGGATCTGTCCGATCATCTGACGTTGATGTATTCCCCGCGGGCGTTGTCGATCATTCTCAACACCCTCGATCCGTCACAGCCGCTGCAGTGCACCTTCAACCCCTGGGTCATCGGGGGCGGCGGGAAGCTGTAG
- the arsB gene encoding ACR3 family arsenite efflux transporter: MTATAEHPAVVGKLSTLDRFLPVWIGAAMAAGLLLGRLVPGLGDGLSAVEVDGISLPIAVGLLVMMYPVLAKVRYDRLDTVTGDRGLLLGSLVLNWVIGPALMFALAWLLLPDLPEYRTGLIIVGLARCIAMVIIWNDLACGDREAAAVLVALNSVFQVVMFAVLGWFYLSVLPGWLGLEQTSIDASPWQIAKSVLIFLGIPLLAGYLTRRLGERVKGRAWYESTLLPRLGPWALYGLLFTVVILFALQGKQITSHPVDVVRIAVPLLVYFAVMWGGGYLLGAVLRLGYARTTTMAFTAAGNNFELAIAVAIATYGAASGQALAGVVGPLIEVPVLVGLVYVSLALRKRFSATSSAVEPSGASS; this comes from the coding sequence GTGACCGCTACCGCTGAACACCCGGCGGTGGTGGGGAAGCTGTCGACGCTGGACCGGTTCCTGCCGGTGTGGATCGGTGCCGCGATGGCCGCTGGGCTGCTGCTCGGGCGGCTGGTTCCCGGTCTCGGCGATGGGTTGAGCGCGGTCGAGGTGGATGGGATTTCGCTGCCGATCGCGGTTGGGCTGCTGGTGATGATGTATCCGGTGCTGGCGAAGGTGCGCTACGACCGCCTCGACACCGTGACCGGCGACCGCGGCCTGCTCCTCGGGTCGCTGGTCTTGAACTGGGTGATCGGCCCGGCGTTGATGTTCGCCCTGGCCTGGTTGCTGCTGCCGGACCTGCCCGAGTACCGCACCGGTCTGATCATCGTCGGTCTCGCGAGATGTATTGCGATGGTGATCATCTGGAATGATCTGGCGTGCGGTGATCGTGAGGCCGCGGCGGTGCTGGTGGCGTTGAACTCGGTGTTCCAGGTGGTCATGTTCGCGGTGCTGGGCTGGTTCTACTTGTCGGTGCTGCCGGGCTGGCTCGGGTTGGAGCAGACCTCGATCGATGCCTCGCCGTGGCAGATCGCGAAATCGGTGCTGATCTTCCTCGGCATTCCACTGCTCGCCGGGTATCTCACCCGCCGCCTGGGCGAGCGCGTGAAGGGCCGCGCCTGGTACGAGTCCACGCTGCTGCCCAGGCTGGGGCCGTGGGCGTTGTACGGGTTGCTGTTCACGGTCGTGATCCTGTTCGCGTTGCAGGGTAAGCAGATCACCTCGCATCCGGTCGATGTGGTGCGGATCGCGGTCCCGTTGCTGGTGTATTTCGCGGTGATGTGGGGCGGCGGCTACCTGCTCGGCGCGGTGCTGCGGCTGGGGTATGCGCGGACGACGACGATGGCGTTCACCGCGGCGGGCAACAACTTCGAACTCGCGATCGCGGTGGCGATCGCCACCTACGGCGCCGCGTCCGGCCAGGCCCTCGCTGGCGTGGTGGGCCCGTTGATCGAGGTCCCGGTCCTGGTCGGCCTCGTCTACGTCTCCCTCGCGTTACGGAAACGCTTCTCTGCCACCTCGTCCGCTGTCGAACCGTCCGGAGCCTCGTCATGA
- a CDS encoding MFS transporter, with protein MRESGGRFGARRNRGLVGVGLLYLATNIGYSFFFLAFGTILLEGGVPLGTVALVNLVGVLYAARFLLAPIVDRHGSARLGQYRGWLICTQLGLLVALAGLAPLDPVQDLPAVLVVMAVVLVLSAFHDTALNGLAVRLIAPADHGLANGIQIAGASLSVLIGSSGALLLYSRSGWTVTVCALGAVFLVPLGLLTRLREPSAEQRERPSVLWTALADSVRQPRRVMWILVVIPLFGLAEWLGTAPQSAMMLDVGWSMGRIATVQSVAISVQVVAAFSAGVMISRWGRSACALVFGTVGGLSVLALLPLAAGETVSVLTSFAVVGVAIAYGAKVTWFATISMQMARRETAATDYSVPMSLEGAAVTVINSAGLAIAAAVGFVWLLAAAVFVAVVGTGLAAVWVRGRVGR; from the coding sequence GTGAGGGAGAGTGGTGGGCGGTTCGGTGCTCGGCGTAATCGTGGTCTGGTAGGGGTCGGCCTTCTCTACCTGGCGACCAATATCGGGTATTCGTTCTTCTTTTTGGCCTTCGGCACGATTCTGCTGGAGGGAGGGGTGCCGCTGGGGACGGTCGCGCTGGTGAATCTCGTGGGAGTCCTGTATGCCGCCCGATTCCTGCTGGCCCCGATAGTCGACCGCCACGGGTCGGCTCGTCTCGGCCAGTATCGGGGATGGTTGATCTGTACCCAGCTCGGACTGCTCGTCGCCTTGGCCGGTCTGGCCCCGCTCGATCCGGTGCAGGACCTCCCCGCGGTGCTGGTGGTGATGGCCGTCGTGCTGGTGCTTTCGGCGTTCCATGACACTGCGCTCAACGGGTTGGCCGTTCGGTTGATCGCTCCGGCGGATCACGGCCTCGCCAATGGAATACAGATCGCCGGGGCGAGCCTGTCGGTACTGATCGGTTCCAGTGGCGCGCTGCTGCTCTATTCGCGGTCGGGGTGGACCGTAACCGTGTGTGCGCTCGGAGCTGTCTTTCTCGTGCCGCTGGGGTTGCTCACGCGTCTTCGCGAACCGTCGGCCGAGCAGCGGGAACGGCCGTCGGTGCTGTGGACCGCCCTCGCGGACTCGGTGCGGCAGCCGCGGCGAGTGATGTGGATTCTGGTGGTAATTCCGCTGTTCGGGCTCGCGGAATGGCTCGGCACGGCACCACAGTCGGCGATGATGCTGGATGTCGGCTGGTCGATGGGCCGGATCGCGACGGTGCAATCGGTGGCGATATCGGTGCAAGTGGTGGCGGCCTTCAGCGCCGGGGTGATGATCAGCCGGTGGGGGCGGTCGGCGTGCGCACTCGTTTTCGGTACGGTCGGCGGGCTGAGCGTGCTGGCACTGCTGCCGCTGGCGGCAGGTGAAACCGTGTCGGTGCTCACGTCTTTCGCCGTGGTGGGAGTGGCCATCGCCTATGGCGCGAAAGTCACATGGTTCGCCACTATTTCGATGCAGATGGCACGCCGCGAGACAGCGGCTACCGATTATTCGGTCCCGATGTCGCTCGAGGGCGCGGCCGTTACAGTGATCAACTCGGCCGGGCTCGCTATAGCAGCGGCTGTGGGTTTCGTTTGGTTGCTCGCGGCCGCAGTGTTCGTCGCTGTGGTGGGAACCGGACTCGCGGCGGTGTGGGTACGCGGGCGGGTGGGCCGCTGA